A stretch of the Mycolicibacterium celeriflavum genome encodes the following:
- a CDS encoding CapA family protein has product MSRATGSDAVVFLTGDVMTGRGIDQILPHPGDPTLRESVVSDARTYVRLAERTNGPVPAPVDVSWPWGDALSILDEMNPDVRVLNLETSVTTSSEFAPRKAVHYRMHPHNIGCLTAIRPDVCVLANNHSLDFGHAGLAETLRVVGHETRCAGAGSDIRTAERPVIVPIADGTRVVVSAIGFPSSGIPLGWGATDSRPGLALVSEPSDRAATAVAGRTLAEKRLGDIAVVSMHWGSNWGYEVDEAQIRFAHRLIDEGIDVVHGHSSHHPRPIEVYRGKLILYGCGDTIDDYEGIATYEAFRHELRLLYFASIDRHSGRLTQLTLVPLRMRRMRLERATGPDAEWLRASVERMSARFETRVRGKPDGSLAVVW; this is encoded by the coding sequence GTGTCACGCGCGACTGGCTCCGATGCCGTCGTCTTCCTCACCGGAGACGTGATGACCGGCCGCGGGATCGATCAGATCCTGCCGCATCCGGGGGACCCGACGCTGCGCGAATCGGTGGTCTCCGACGCCCGAACCTACGTGCGGCTCGCCGAGCGCACCAACGGACCCGTTCCCGCGCCGGTCGACGTCAGCTGGCCGTGGGGAGATGCGCTGTCGATCCTCGACGAGATGAATCCCGACGTTCGCGTGCTCAATCTGGAAACGAGTGTCACGACAAGCAGCGAGTTCGCACCCCGAAAAGCGGTGCATTACCGGATGCATCCGCACAATATCGGTTGCCTCACCGCGATCCGACCCGACGTCTGCGTGCTCGCGAACAACCACAGTCTCGACTTCGGTCATGCCGGGCTGGCCGAAACGTTGCGCGTCGTCGGACATGAAACACGTTGCGCCGGAGCCGGATCAGACATCAGGACGGCGGAGCGCCCGGTGATCGTACCGATCGCCGATGGCACCCGCGTAGTGGTGAGCGCGATCGGTTTCCCCTCGAGCGGCATCCCCTTGGGCTGGGGCGCAACGGACAGCCGGCCCGGTTTGGCACTAGTTTCCGAACCGTCTGACCGCGCCGCCACGGCGGTGGCCGGCCGAACCCTGGCCGAGAAGCGGCTGGGCGACATCGCCGTCGTATCGATGCACTGGGGTTCGAATTGGGGCTACGAGGTCGACGAGGCGCAAATCCGCTTCGCGCATCGGCTCATCGACGAGGGCATCGATGTCGTACACGGCCATTCGTCACACCATCCGCGACCCATCGAGGTGTATCGGGGCAAGCTGATCCTCTACGGGTGCGGCGACACGATCGACGACTACGAGGGCATCGCCACCTACGAGGCGTTCCGGCACGAGCTGCGGTTGCTCTATTTCGCGTCGATCGACCGCCACAGCGGCCGTCTCACCCAGCTGACACTGGTGCCGTTGAGGATGCGCCGGATGCGGCTCGAGCGCGCCACGGGCCCGGATGCCGAATGGCTGCGCGCATCGGTCGAGCGGATGAGCGCTCGGTTCGAGACGAGGGTGCGGGGGAAGCCGGACGGGTCATTGGCGGTCGTCTGGTAG
- a CDS encoding TetR/AcrR family transcriptional regulator produces the protein MATAAMDRSDATDTRQRLIDAAVTLFTRHSFAGTSLQMIADELGFTKAAIYHHFRTREELLGAVLEPILGKLRSVVEAAETRSTPHARAEWMLSGYADVAVRNRGLVAVLAADPSVATALQKRRDWSDLITRQLRLLADVEPGPAGQIKAAMVFAGMAGAVGPMWVQFDDDALATHLMDAGRRTLGLRTPRRRTHRRKG, from the coding sequence ATGGCGACCGCCGCGATGGACAGAAGCGACGCCACGGACACCCGGCAGCGGCTCATCGACGCCGCGGTCACGCTGTTCACCCGGCACAGCTTCGCCGGGACGTCACTACAGATGATCGCCGATGAACTCGGCTTCACGAAAGCCGCGATATACCACCATTTTCGGACCCGTGAGGAGCTTCTCGGTGCGGTACTCGAGCCGATACTGGGGAAGTTGCGCTCGGTGGTCGAAGCGGCCGAAACACGAAGCACCCCACATGCCAGGGCGGAATGGATGCTGAGTGGTTACGCCGATGTGGCGGTGCGTAACCGCGGGCTCGTGGCGGTGCTGGCCGCCGACCCCAGCGTGGCCACCGCGCTGCAAAAACGTCGCGACTGGAGCGATCTGATCACCCGGCAGCTGAGGTTGCTCGCCGATGTCGAACCGGGCCCGGCGGGGCAGATCAAGGCGGCGATGGTCTTCGCGGGCATGGCCGGAGCGGTGGGACCGATGTGGGTGCAGTTCGACGACGATGCGCTGGCCACACATCTGATGGACGCGGGTAGACGAACGCTGGGATTGCGAACGCCACGGCGCAGAACGCATCGACGAAAGGGATGA
- a CDS encoding SDR family NAD(P)-dependent oxidoreductase, giving the protein MKTAVVTGGGSGIGRAIVDRLRAGGYHVAVVDLTPNDDELAFTADVTDRSQVDAALSAVRTRLGPVTILVNAAGLDGFSRFSDITFEQWQRVIDVNLNGVFHCVQAVLPDMVEAGWGRIVNISSSSTHSGAPYMAHYVAAKSAVNGLTKTLALEYGPAGITVNAVPPGFIDTPMLRAAEARGNLGDIQATIDATPVRRMGKPEDIAAACAFLISDEAGYITGQILGVNGGRNT; this is encoded by the coding sequence ATGAAGACAGCGGTGGTCACGGGCGGCGGCTCGGGGATCGGACGCGCGATCGTGGACAGGCTGCGCGCCGGCGGGTACCACGTCGCGGTCGTCGACCTGACGCCGAACGACGACGAGTTGGCCTTCACCGCCGATGTGACCGACCGTTCACAGGTCGACGCAGCGCTCTCGGCCGTCCGCACCCGCCTCGGGCCGGTGACGATCCTGGTCAACGCCGCCGGCCTCGACGGGTTCTCCCGGTTCAGCGACATCACATTCGAGCAGTGGCAGCGCGTCATCGACGTCAACCTCAACGGCGTGTTCCACTGCGTCCAGGCGGTGTTGCCCGACATGGTCGAAGCGGGCTGGGGGCGAATCGTCAACATCTCGTCCTCGAGCACCCACTCCGGGGCGCCGTACATGGCGCACTATGTGGCGGCGAAATCGGCGGTCAACGGGCTGACCAAGACGCTGGCGCTGGAGTACGGCCCGGCCGGCATCACGGTGAACGCCGTGCCGCCCGGCTTCATCGACACCCCGATGCTGCGCGCGGCCGAGGCGCGCGGCAACCTCGGCGATATCCAGGCCACCATCGATGCGACACCCGTGCGCCGCATGGGCAAGCCCGAAGACATCGCGGCGGCATGCGCTTTCCTGATCTCCGATGAGGCCGGCTACATCACCGGGCAGATCCTCGGCGTCAACGGCGGCCGCAATACCTGA